From Candoia aspera isolate rCanAsp1 chromosome 4, rCanAsp1.hap2, whole genome shotgun sequence, a single genomic window includes:
- the LOC134496541 gene encoding olfactory receptor 5AS1-like — protein MELSNHTTVTEFIIAGFPSLQKTRIPLFILILVMYTLTIIGNIVIVFITSYDPSLNTPMYFFLRNFSFLEICFTTVTVPTILADLIREKNVMSFNCCLAQIYFFHALGGIECLLLAAMAYDRYVAICSPLRYNTIMNSIVYNQLSMWSWITGLVLPLVPVFLISQLSYCGSNVVDHFFCDILPLLRLVCNRTQLNEMLSFFICSFILVGSFTLTAISYAAILIAVLGIHSSDGRKKAFSTFASHLIVVGIFYGTMMFIYVRPTRNLSFIMDQLVAVFYCVITPLLNPMIYTLRNKEVKKALKKIVCKKLEDLQC, from the coding sequence ATGGAGCTCTCAAATCATACTACTGTGACTGAGTTTATTATTGCAGGGTTCCCCAGCCTGCAAAAGACCAGGATTCCACTATTTATACTCATTCTAGTCATGTACACATTAACAATAATAGGAAACATAGTCATAGTCTTCATCACCAGTTATGATCCTTCTCTCAACaccccaatgtacttcttcctgaGAAATTTTTCCTTTCTGGAGATCTGCTTTACTACGGTCACAGTCCCAACAATATTGGCTGACCTCATTAGAGAAAAGAATGTTATGTCTTTCAACTGTTGTCTTGCTCAAATATATTTCTTCCATGCTCTTGGTGGCATTGAATGCCTCCTTCTGGCTGCAATGGCTTATGATAGATATGTGGCTATATGTTCTCCTCTGAGATATAACACAATTATGAACAGTATTGTCTATAATCAACTCTCCATGTGGTCTTGGATTACTGGTTTGGTCCTACCATTAGTACCAGTTTTTCTTATATCACAGCTCAGCTACTGTGGAAGCAATGTGGTAGATCATTTTTTCTGTGACATCTTGCCATTGCTCAGGCTGGTTTGTAATCGGACCCAACTCAATGAAATGTTGAGTTTTTTCATCTGTTCTTTCATTCTTGTTGGTTCATTCACATTAACTGCAATTTCTTACGCTGCCATCTTGATTGCTGTTCTCGGTATTCATTCTTCAGATGGACGTAAAAAGGCCTTTTCTACTTTTGCCTCCCATTTGATAGTGGTTGGTATCTTTTATGGAACCATGATGTTCATCTATGTCAGACCTACCCGAAATCTCTCCTTCATCATGGACCAGTTGGTAGCTGTGTTCTACTGTGTTATCACTCCACTCTTGAATCCTATGATATACACCCTTAGGAACAAGGAGGTTAAAAAAGCCCTTAAAAAAATTGTATGTAAAAAATTGGAAGACCTACAGTGTTGA
- the LOC134496542 gene encoding olfactory receptor 5V1-like → MFLSYTGNQTSVTEFILLGFLNITHGKNLLALLFLTIYIICILGNAFIITVAVLNQSLHTPMYFFLSNLSFLDICYISVTVPKMLASLWVNCPIISLPDCAAQLYFLVALVGTEGFLLASMALDRYFAICQPLIYTRFMNKYTCLQLATMSWVCGFLNASIHATLTFHLSFCESNRINHFFCDIPPLLSISCSDISYNEVALFTAGIFIGLSPFFFTLVSYVFILHAIMSKHHKRQHRKAISTCASHLVVVILFYGSGIFTYFHPTSTYSLEKDQLVGVSYNVLTPTLNPIIYSLRNKEVKLALKKLIGLRKLAQGS, encoded by the coding sequence ATGTTCCTATCCTATACTGGGAATCAAACATCAGTTACAGAATTCATACTACTGGGATTTCTAAATATTACACATGGAAAGAACCTCCTTGCCCTCCTTTTCCTTACAATATATATTATCTGCATTTTGGGGAATGCATTCATAATTACTGTAGCTGTGTTAAATCAATCTCTCCACACCCCCATGTACTTTTTTCTTAGCAATCTCTCTTTCCTGGATATTTGTTACATCTCTGTGACTGTACCAAAAATGCTAGCAAGTCTTTGGGTTAATTGTCCCATCATTTCCTTGCCAGACTGTGCAGCACAGCTTTATTTCCTTGTTGCCTTAGTGGGCACTGAGGGATTCCTACTGGCTTCCATGGCTCTGGACCGCTATTTTGCTATATGCCAACCTTTGATCTATACCAGATTCATGAATAAATACACCTGTCTCCAGCTAGCTACCATGTCTTGGGTTTGTGGTTTCCTGAATGCTTCTATCCATGCAACACTCACTTTCCATTTGTCTTTCTGTGAATCTAATAGGATAAATCACTTTTTCTGTGACATCCCTCCATTACTGAGTATCTCATGTTCTGACATATCATATAATGAAGTTGCGCTTTTCACAGCAGGCATATTTATAGGCCTTAGCCCTTTCTTCTTTACATTGGTCTCTTATGTATTCATCCTTCATGCTATTATGAGCAAGCATCACAAACGGCAGCATCGCAAAGCCATTTCTACTTGTGCATCTCACCTTGTAGTTGTGATTCTGTTTTATGGTTCTGGTATCTTCACATATTTCCATCCCACGTCTACCTATTCACTTGAAAAGGATCAGCTTGTAGGGGTTTCATATAATGTTTTAACACCAACACTCAATCCCATAATCTACAGCCTACGGAACAAGGAAGTGAAATTGGCCCTGAAGAAATTGATTGGTCTGAGGAAATTGGCCCAAGGCAGTTAG